A stretch of the Lonchura striata isolate bLonStr1 chromosome 17, bLonStr1.mat, whole genome shotgun sequence genome encodes the following:
- the PIGU gene encoding GPI-anchor transamidase component PIGU isoform X2 — protein sequence MITDVLTAVALYLAIQDFNKVVFKKQKLLIELDKYAPDVAELIQTPMEMHYIPLKVALFYLLNPYTVMSCVAKSTCAINNSVIAFFILATIKGSAFLSAVFLALATYQSLYPLTLFAPALLYLLQRQFIPIKLKSKSFWLYTMQYASLYLCSLVVIICLSFFLLNSWDFIPSVYGFILSVPDLTPNIGLFWYFFAEMFEHFSLFFVCVFQINVFFYTIPLAIKLKEHPVFFMFVQLAIISIFKSYPTVGDVALYMAFLPVWSHLYRFLRNIFILSCVLIFCSFLFPVLWHLWIYAGSANSNFYYAITLTFNIGQILLVSDYFYAFLRREYYLTHGLHLTRQDGTEAMLVLK from the exons ATAACTGATGTGCTAACTGCTGTTGCCCTTTACTTGGCAATCCAGGACTTCAACAAAGTTGTG TTCAAAAAGCAGAAGCTCCTAATAGAACTGGATAAATATGCACCAGATGTGGCTGAACTCATCCAGACACCCATGGAGATGCACTACATCCCCCTTAAGGTAGCACTATT CTACCTGTTAAACCCCTACACTGTGATGTCTTGTGTGGCAAAGTCCACCTGCGCCATCAACAACTCTGTTATTGCATTCTTCATTTTAGCTACAATAAAAG gtaGTGCCTTCCTCAGTGCTGTGTTCTTGGCCTTAGCAACATACCAGTCACTCTACCCTCTCACACTGtttgctccagcactgctttaCCTTCTACAG CGCCAGTTCATACCTATCAAATTGAAAAGCAAAAGTTTCTGGCTCTACACCATGCAGTATGCATCCCTGTACCTGTGCAGCCTGGTGGTGATCATCtgcctttccttcttcctgctcaactcCTGGGATTTTATCCCATCTGTTTATGGGTTTAT CCTTTCTGTTCCAGACCTGACACCCAATATTGGCCTTTTCTGGTACTTCTTTGCAGAGATGTTTGAACACTTCAGTCTTTTCTTTGTATGTGTGTTTCAAATCAATGTGTTCTTCTACACCATTCCCTTGGCAATAAAGTTAAA GGAACACCCTGTGTTCTTCATGTTTGTCCAGCTCGCCATCATTTCTATCTTCAAGTCCTATCCCACCGTGGGAGATGTTGCACTGTACATGGCCTTCCTTCCAGTCTGGAGCCACCTTTACAGAT TCCTCCGGAACATCTTCATCCTGTCATGTGTGCTCATTTTCTGCTCCTTCCTGTTCCCTGTTCTGTGGCATCTATGGATTTATGCAGGAAGTGCCAACTCCAATTTTTATTATGCCATCACGTTGACTTTCAACATAGGGCAG ATCCTGCTCGTCTCGGATTATTTCTATGCCTTCCTCCGGCGGGAGTACTACCTCACTCACGGGCTCCACCTGACAAGGCAGGACGGGACAGAGGCCATGCTGGTTTTGAAATAA
- the TLDC2 gene encoding TLD domain-containing protein 2 — MTWGSSWDQEVSQSPRDSRTAKEVTATGHHAPVWRGVPTHAPQRRAGGTRSGPPRAATGRWHPQPPCHAPVAREGPARLDINPGAVSRAPWRRGASAPETAAMRGLRYHYQLLPDQDEELPMGYEDPAGEGQQGWEGAPAAAEEEPCTLVLSTPSSILRDRELEELGAQLPPRLTQQPWHLLYSTGRDGFSLRTLYRSGARPDSPALLLVRDTEAQAFGAFSASAIRSSSGFYGTGETFLFSFCPELKVFRWTGRNDFFVKGDVNLLMVGGGSGRFGLWLDGDLHHGGSQPCETFDNETLSHQEEFCIQDLEMWGLA; from the exons ATGacctggggcagcagctgggacCAGGAGGTGTCACAATCTCCCC GTGACAGCCGGACTGCAAAAGAGGTGACAGCCACCGGCCACCACGCTCCTGTCTGGAGGGGGGTGCCTACCCACGCACCCCAGCGCCGTGCAGGAGGGACACGTTCTGGACCCCCACGAGCCGCGACAGGCCGCTGGCATCCGCAGCCACCCTGCCACGCACCGGTGGCCAGGGAGGGGCCGGCGCGGCTGGACATTAACCCCGGGGCGGTGTCCCGGGCTCCCTGGCGGCGCGGTGCCAGCGCCCCAGAAACAGCTGCGATGAGGGGGCTCCGATACCACTACCAGCTCCTG CCCGACCAGGACGAGGAGCTGCCCATGGGATACGAGGAcccagctggagaggggcagcagggctgggagggagcccCGGCAGCAGCCGAGGAGGAGCCGTGCACGCTGGTGCTGAGCACACCCAGCAGCATCCTGCGGGACAGGGAGCTCGAGGAG CTGGGCGCCCAGCTGCCCCCGCGGCTGacgcagcagccctggcacctgCTCTACTCCACCGGGCGGGACGGCTTCAGCCTGCGGACGCTGTACCGGAGCGGGGCCCGGCCGGACTCCCCGGCCCTGCTGCTCGTCAGGGACACGGAGGCGCAG gCCTTCGGCGCGTTCTCCGCCAGCGCCATTCGCAGCAGCAGCGGCTTCTACGGCACGGGGGAGaccttcctcttctccttctGCCCCGAGCTGAAG GTGTTCAGGTGGACGGGCAGGAACGACTTCTTCGTGAAAGGGGATGTGAATCTGCTGATGGTCGGTGGGGGCAG CGGAAGGTTTGGGCTGTGGCTGGATGGAGACCTGCACCATgggggcagccagccctgcgAGACTTTCGACAACGAGACCCTCTCACACCAGGAGGAGTTCTGCATCCAGGATCTGGAAATGTGGGGTCTGGCCTGA